The Apodemus sylvaticus chromosome 5, mApoSyl1.1, whole genome shotgun sequence genome has a segment encoding these proteins:
- the LOC127684332 gene encoding olfactory receptor 1165 yields MMLDFGNKSYVTMFILSGFSEYPHLHAPLFLLFLMIYMVTLIGNMGIIVVRKINPKLHTPMYFFLSHLSFLDICYSSVFTPKLLEILIVEDRTISFRGCMTQFFFICAFVITEMFMLAVMAYDRFVAVCNPLLYTVSMSPKLCAFLVAGTYMWGVLCSLTITYTLLQLSYCGPNIINHFGCEYSAILSLSCSDPTFSQVVCLIISIFNETCSLLIILASYVFIVITIIKMPSKGGLQKAFSTCSSHLTAISIFHGIILLLYCVPNSKNSWFVVKVETVLFTVMIPMLNPLIYSLRNKDVKGTVSRLMHLKLQSN; encoded by the coding sequence ATGATGCTTGACTTTGGAAATAAGAGTTATGTGACCATGTTCATCCTTTCGGGTTTTTCAGAATATCCACATCTCCATGctcctctttttctcctgtttttaatGATCTACATGGTTACTCTAATAGGTAACATGGGCATAATTGTGGTCAGAAAGATCAATCCCAAACTTCATacacccatgtacttttttctcagccatcTTTCATTTTTGGATATTTGCTATTCCAGTGTATTTACACCTAAACTGCTAGAAATCTTGATTGTGGAGGACAGGACAATCTCTTTCAGAGGATGCATGacacaattcttttttatttgtgcaTTTGTGATTACAGAAATGTTCATGTTAGCAGTAATGGCTTATGACAGGTTTGTTGCTGTGTGTAACCCCTTACTCTACACAGTTTCTATGTCCCCCAAGCTGTGTGCTTTCCTTGTAGCTGGAACATATATGTGGGGGGTACTCTGTTCCTTGACTATTACATACACTCTTTTGCAACTATCCTACTGTGGACCTAACATCATCAACCACTTTGGCTGTGAGTACTCTGCGattctgtctttgtcttgttcTGATCCCACCTTCAGCCAAGTGGtatgtttaattatttctatattCAATGAGACTTGCAGCCTCCTTATCATCCTGGCCTCCTATGTCTTCATAGTTATCACAATCATTAAGATGCCTTCTAAGGGTGGACTCCAAAAAGCTTTTTCTACATGCTCCTCTCACCTGACTGCCATAAGCATCTTCCATGGAATCATTCTTCTTCTCTACTGTGTACCTAATTCCAAAAACTCATGGTTTGTGGTCAAAGTGGAAACTGTGCTTTTCACTGTCATGATCCCCATGCTTAACCCCCTCATCTATAGCCTTAGGAACAAAGATGTAAAGGGGACAGTCAGCAGACTCATGCACTTAAAACTTCAAtctaattga
- the LOC127684333 gene encoding olfactory receptor 1165-like, translated as MAYEVMNQSSATTFILVGFSEYPQLQIPLFLLFLIIYSVTLMGNLGILVVIKINPKLHTPMYFFLSHLSFLDICYSSVFTPKLLQILIMEDRTISFKECMIQFFFICTFVITEMFMLAVMAYDRFVAVCNPLLYTVVMPIQFCAMLVAGTYMIGGLCAVILIYTLLQLSYCEHGIINHFGCEYSAVISVSCSDSSLSQMACLVISIVSESSSVLITLASYVFIVVTIIKMPSKGGLRKAFSTCTSHLTAITIFHGIILLLYCVPNSNSSRLFVKVATALYTVMIPMLNPLIYSLRNKDVKDTVRRLLSSKLHSHLT; from the coding sequence ATGGCCTATGAAGTGATGAACCAGAGTTCTGCAACCACATTCATCTTGGTCGGCTTCTCAGAATATCCACAGCTCCAAATACCCCTCTTTCTCCTGTTCTTGATCATCTACTCAGTGACATTGATGGGGAACCTGGGCATCCTTGTGGTTATAAAGATCAATCCCAAACTTCACActcccatgtactttttcctcagTCACCTTTCATTTTTGGATATATGTTATTCTAGTGTATTTACACCCAAACTTTTGCAGATTTTGATCATGGAAGATAGGACCATTTCCTTCAAAGAATGCATGatacaatttttctttatttgcacaTTCGTGATCACAGAGATGTTCATGTTAGCAGTGATGGCTTATGACAGGTTTGTGGCTGTTTGTAATCCCCTACTCTACACAGTTGTAATGCCTATTCAGTTCTGTGCTATGCTGGTAGCTGGGACATACATGATTGGTGGACTGTGTGCTGTGATTCTTATATATACTCTTCTGCAACTCTCCTATTGTGAACATGGCATCATCAATCACTTTGGCTGTGAGTACTCTGCTGTCATCTCTGTGTCTTGCTCTGACTCCTCCCTTAGCCAGATGGCATGCTTAGTCATTTCTATAGTGAGTGAATCTTCTAGTGTCCTGATCACTTTAGCCTCATATGTGTTCATAGTTGTCACTATTATAAAGATGCCTTCCAAAGGAGGACTACGAAAAGCCTTCTCTACTTGTACTTCCCACCTCACTGCCATAACAATCTTCCATGGGATCATACTCCTCTTGTACTGCGTACCCAATTCAAACAGTTCACGGCTCTTTGTCAAAGTGGCCACTGCTCTTTACACAGTCATGATCCCCATGCTGAACCCCCTTATCTATAGCCTTAGAAATAAAGATGTGAAGGACACAGTCAGGAGACTTCTCAGCTCTAAACTGCATTCTCACTTGACATAA